A stretch of Cicer arietinum cultivar CDC Frontier isolate Library 1 chromosome 5, Cicar.CDCFrontier_v2.0, whole genome shotgun sequence DNA encodes these proteins:
- the LOC101505666 gene encoding BURP domain-containing protein BNM2A-like, with product MNHIDPSLMVFFTLKDLKVGKKMQIYFPKRDPSTSPKFWPKEEAESIPFSSTHLSYLLKIFSLSQGSPQAIAMENTLRECESKPIKGEVKFCATSLESMLEFTQNILGSKIDLQVYATMHKTKSSVTFQNYTILEILMEILAPKIVACHTVPYPYAVFFCHSQKSENRVYKVSLGGENGDKVEAMVVCHLDTSQWAPNHVSFQVLGVTPGSSSVCHFFPADNLIWVPKLESHGSSSM from the coding sequence ATGAACCATATTGATCCTTCATTAATGGTGTTCTTCACTTTGAAGGATTTGAAAGTGggaaaaaaaatgcaaatttaTTTTCCTAAGAGAGACCCATCAACGTCTCCAAAATTTTGGCCCAAAGAAGAAGCTGAATCAATTCCTTTCTCATCAACCCATCTTTCATACCTTCTCAAAATCTTCTCTTTATCTCAAGGTTCACCTCAAGCTATAGCAATGGAAAACACCTTAAGAGAATGTGAGAGCAAACCCATCAAAGGAGAGGTCAAATTTTGTGCTACTTCTTTAGAATCTATGCTTGAATTTACACAAAACATTCTTGGCTCAAAAATTGATCTTCAAGTTTATGCTACTATGCACAAAACAAAGTCAAGTGTTACTTTCcaaaattatactattttagAAATTCTTATGGAAATTCTAGCTCCTAAAATTGTGGCTTGTCACACTGTGCCTTACCCCTATGCtgtttttttttgtcatagTCAAAAAAGTGAGAATAGGGTGTATAAAGTATCATTGGGGGGTGAGAATGGAGATAAAGTTGAAGCTATGGTGGTTTGTCATTTGGATACATCTCAATGGGCACCTAATCATGTTTCATTTCAAGTGCTTGGTGTTACACCAGGAAGCTCTTCTGTGTGCCACTTTTTTCCAGCGGATAATCTCATTTGGGTCCCTAAATTGGAATCTCATGGTTCTTCCAGCATGTGA